The window GCCTGCGGGCATCAACCATTTCTGTGTAGCGTGGCTAACCTTTAGTGCGTTTGGCTTCTTGTGCTCGCGAGGCCAGGTTAGCTTACCGCCTTTAAAGTGGTGAGAGTAAAGCAGCGGTACTTCGCTTTCAGTCGCCTGCGCTCGCCAATACTCGCGCAAACGAAAGTCAACAACAGGGCCCGTCGCAACCCCAAGCCCCAAATCCGAAAGCGACCTTACGAACAGGTGGCCCGCATCAGCAAGAGTGAAGGTGGGAATGTGTATGTAGCATTGTTCATCTCCAGGCTTAACCACATCGGAAAATGGAATGCTACGCTCCGCATAATCTGAGAAGGTCGGGCCATGCGAGGTCGAAATCACCACCTCACCTTGATGAGCTTTTCGTTCTAGCCGGATGATTACGTTTTCTTGCAGAACATCATCATCATGGAAGGCTTTTTTTCGGCTATCAAAAACGTGGATGTGAGTGATAGCCGCCTCTTTGAGGAGCCATCGACGGAAAGGCCTGAAGTATGTTCCGTTACAGAAGCTTCGCGGAATAATAGCAACAATTTCACCACCCGGCCTCGTAAGCGCCACGGCTAAACCGAGAAACGCTACATACAGATTAACAGCCTCGATACCAGCCTGCCGCAAGAGAAGACGATAGTCTGAAGTAGCGCCGATCTTCTTGTATGGCGGATTGAGAATGACATGCGTGAATTGCGTGTCACCAAAAGAAAGCGCGAAAGCAGCTTCCCGGAGAAAGTCTCGCTCGACAACCGACGCAGTGACCGATGGCCCCTGCAATTCGGCAAGTTGGTCACGCAAATAAGGTAGCAGTACGGGCTCGATCTCATACGCCGCAATCGAAAGGCGAGAGCCACGCTGCCCCGCCGAGCTAAAGCGTTGCACGAAGGCTCGCGTCAATGAGCCAATACCCGCTCCAGCATCCAGCAACCTCGCTTCGGCCGGCCACTTGCGAAACAGAGAGGCCATAAAATCGGCAATAGGCGAAGGCGTCATAAATTGGCCCATTGCGACCCGCCGGACTGGGTCCAGCTGTTCCGTCGCCTCTCTCCGGAGAACGTCGATCCTTTGGGTCGCCGAGGACATGGTCAATTTCATACCTCGATCAGTGGGTTAGCGTGGAAAACGGTCGCTATCTGCGCTCCGTTGGATAGTCCATTGGCAACAATCTGTCACGGATTTGCTGGAGTTTTCCAGCCTGAAGAATTCGCCTGCTCAGTATAGTCATCCACAATACCGTTAGCGGGGCAAACATGGCCACCCCTTGATTCCTGTCATGCATTGTTGTTTTGCCTCCCGCGTTAGCTTCGTCCTACTAGTTGAACGACAGGAACTTGCTGGCCAACCGATCTGAACGAGCGCGCCCTTCGAGGCGGCATTACGAATGACATCTGCGCCCACAGCACCCAAATCTGCAATTTGCCAAGTTTAAA of the Undibacter mobilis genome contains:
- a CDS encoding Eco57I restriction-modification methylase domain-containing protein gives rise to the protein MKLTMSSATQRIDVLRREATEQLDPVRRVAMGQFMTPSPIADFMASLFRKWPAEARLLDAGAGIGSLTRAFVQRFSSAGQRGSRLSIAAYEIEPVLLPYLRDQLAELQGPSVTASVVERDFLREAAFALSFGDTQFTHVILNPPYKKIGATSDYRLLLRQAGIEAVNLYVAFLGLAVALTRPGGEIVAIIPRSFCNGTYFRPFRRWLLKEAAITHIHVFDSRKKAFHDDDVLQENVIIRLERKAHQGEVVISTSHGPTFSDYAERSIPFSDVVKPGDEQCYIHIPTFTLADAGHLFVRSLSDLGLGVATGPVVDFRLREYWRAQATESEVPLLYSHHFKGGKLTWPREHKKPNALKVSHATQKWLMPAGWYAVTKRFSSKEERRRLVAFVVDPGLLPFPFFGFENHLNVIHSEKRGVDPILAHGIALFLNATITDQYFRNFSGHTQVNATDLRTMLYPERQTLLEYGKWAVTHGEATQDQVDAVVEGTDVKVERSVGNSDRS